One Gossypium hirsutum isolate 1008001.06 chromosome A08, Gossypium_hirsutum_v2.1, whole genome shotgun sequence genomic window, TGTTCGCATCGGTGTACAACTTGGGATTTACTAGCTCCGGGGATTGCTCCAATTTAATAATAGCCTCGGTGTTATCAAGGTAGGATGATGATGAGCAAGATTGAGCCATGGTGTATGATATTTCCTCCATTGATGAACTCAACTTTGAAGCCTTGAAATTAAACccccacccccccccccaaaaaaaaaagaaacataacTACATATCGCACCATAAGAAAACTATTGAACTTAAACCATCTAAAGACTACTCAAGAATTAATACAATACAAGCAATTAGCAACAGTTTAGCCACTTTTTAAGCGAAGAACAGTGAAGTGAATTCTTTTTGAGTCAATTCATCAaacaaatgcatccaatggaatATTATATTAGTCCCCAAACcacaaaagtgattaaaataaTTCCAAAAAAGCACTTGAAAATTCGAAACAACCATCATGAAATTGGGGTTTACCTCAAAAACAGGAACATCGTGAAAGGCAGGGATTTCCCTTTTAAGTTTgagtgatttggaagaggaagaggaggaggaggaagaggGGGTCCCTGAATTCTGCAAAATCCTAGCCAGTCTCTTCTGCCTACTGCTCCAAAAATTCTTCACGTCGTTATCGGTCCTTCCAGGCAAATACGTTGCGATTTTAGCCCATTTGTTCCCAAACTGTGCCTGCAATTCTATCACCACCCTCTCTTCCTCTGCCGTAAACTTGCACCCACTTGGAAGattcaaacaaacaaacaaacaaacaaaaaagaaacTACTTGTGAATTACAAACAAGTAGTAGAGGAGAGCAGCAGAGATTAATcgatcgatatatatatatatacacacacacgcATGCTTACTTCTTCAAGTTGGGTCTAAGTTTGTTAACCCAACGAAGGCGACAAGATTTGCCAGTTCTTTGCAAAAGGCCTTTGGATCGAATGGAGCTCCATTCTCGAGGGCCATATTTCTTAACATGGTTGATCAGCACTTCATCTTCCTCTGCCTTCCATGGCCCTTTCCGTATCTGACTTATCTCTACTCGCTTTCCTTCCATTTCCCCTAATTTAACCCTACTATCTTATACCAGGGAGTCGCTATTCACGGATTTGGATAATAAATTTGGTCttgtaattttctcttctttttctctttttttttttctgattaatGTAATAGTCTTATTATCTTTGTTTTTATGTTTCTTCTTTCGGTAATGACGGTTAAGACGGTTACTGCCACTATCCTCCGCCAATATCCCACGTTCCCAATTTTTTCCCTCattcaaaatttgtaatttaCGTATCTATCCTTTACtcctcctctctctctctctctctctctctttgatAGTTTTATGAATCACTATTCTTTTTAAGATTATATGTAGAATTacaattaataaatatttgaatGAACTGTAATTACAACTAAACATTATAAAGTTTTGTAaagtataataaattaataataatatatttaaagttaaattaaaataacttttaaaaggatttaaattaaaaaaaaaattatcaaatagtaGAATGTATACTCACTAAAGGTGATATCAATTTGGttgaattttttagtttttttagctATCCATTATAATTCGACTcggtttaattttcattttttcatattaattttttattttgattttatagacttattttaataaaataaactttattttatgactctttaatattatttgataaaattttaaagtcttttagtaaatatttctaaaacataataatttttcaataacatttaaattatatttactattttaaatataaaatatttatttttatattataaaattttttaaaaaaagttatatattaaataaaaaattaaatcaatt contains:
- the LOC107929659 gene encoding transcription factor DUO1, with product MEGKRVEISQIRKGPWKAEEDEVLINHVKKYGPREWSSIRSKGLLQRTGKSCRLRWVNKLRPNLKNGCKFTAEEERVVIELQAQFGNKWAKIATYLPGRTDNDVKNFWSSRQKRLARILQNSGTPSSSSSSSSSKSLKLKREIPAFHDVPVFEASKLSSSMEEISYTMAQSCSSSSYLDNTEAIIKLEQSPELVNPKLYTDANMAQLELMSIGNNPYAATEAQPQAFFPQIPHPQPYLTLSLESQDLLAKFEDPYFSQVFAPMDVPELDSGNVEQQPFLEPVRSGGFGAREEADNPMIPDTFFDDFPADMFDQMELFPNPST